From a region of the uncultured Draconibacterium sp. genome:
- a CDS encoding PQQ-binding-like beta-propeller repeat protein yields MMKKTLFLVSLFLLLVPFARAQQVCFAHITDTHVGGSTGAEDLVRTVNDINSQANINFVILSGDVTEFGSDEELNEAKSILTKLNKPWYVVPGNHDSKWSESGNNSFVRIFGYEEFSFEAGGYLFIGTASGPNMRMAPGLVPHEQIVYLDSVLQNMKDPEQPIIFVNHYPLDNSLSNWYKIIDLLKTRNIQADLLGHGHSNKLFDFEGIPGVMGRSNLRAKNEIGGYNIVTIKQDTMYYAERTPGVETHETWSKIPLINHQFSDKENNYPRPDYSLNQNYPEITKVWELQDVSDIGTGLASKNGITVYGNAAGAIISVDENSGDYLWQFQTKGKIYSTPAIAKDKVVCASTDNNIYCLNLNTGQKEWSFPTGKSIVASPVIHKNSVFIGSSEGIFRSIDLKSGELNWAFTEVNNFVESKPLVYQGTVYFGSWGNTFYALNSKTGKLVWKREKYSNRMLSPAAVWPVAANGKIFIVAPDRYMTALDSKNGEEIWHSKEYSCRESIGISNDGKLVYIKNMTEGNVDAFYTSANEQKLAWECNAELGYEIAPSPITEAGNLVFVPTTEGIVCAINKTTHQVAWKYKLSNALVNHILPIDNQRILVSLLDGKVVCLKY; encoded by the coding sequence ATGATGAAGAAAACACTTTTTCTGGTAAGCTTATTTCTTTTGTTAGTGCCCTTTGCACGGGCACAGCAAGTCTGCTTTGCCCATATTACCGACACCCATGTTGGCGGAAGTACAGGAGCAGAAGACTTGGTGCGAACAGTAAACGATATCAACAGTCAAGCCAACATCAACTTTGTTATTTTGTCGGGCGACGTAACTGAATTTGGCTCCGATGAAGAACTAAACGAAGCAAAATCGATCCTAACAAAATTAAATAAACCGTGGTATGTTGTTCCCGGCAATCACGATTCAAAATGGTCGGAAAGTGGCAACAACAGTTTTGTCCGCATTTTCGGGTACGAGGAGTTTTCATTCGAAGCCGGCGGTTACCTGTTTATTGGAACAGCCAGCGGGCCAAACATGCGAATGGCTCCCGGGCTGGTTCCGCACGAACAGATCGTGTATCTCGATTCGGTTTTACAGAACATGAAAGATCCTGAACAGCCCATTATTTTTGTTAACCATTATCCGCTCGACAATTCACTGTCGAACTGGTACAAAATCATCGACCTGCTAAAAACACGCAACATTCAGGCTGATTTGCTGGGACACGGACACAGCAACAAATTATTCGATTTTGAGGGAATTCCGGGTGTAATGGGAAGATCGAACCTAAGAGCGAAAAACGAAATTGGCGGGTATAACATTGTTACCATCAAGCAGGATACGATGTACTACGCCGAGCGTACTCCGGGAGTAGAAACACACGAAACGTGGAGTAAAATTCCACTCATAAATCATCAGTTCAGTGACAAAGAAAACAACTACCCACGCCCCGATTATTCGCTTAATCAGAATTATCCGGAAATCACAAAGGTCTGGGAACTTCAGGATGTTAGCGATATTGGGACAGGATTAGCCAGCAAAAACGGAATTACCGTATACGGAAATGCCGCAGGTGCCATTATTTCAGTGGATGAAAACAGTGGCGATTACCTTTGGCAGTTCCAAACAAAGGGAAAAATATACTCCACTCCAGCCATCGCCAAAGATAAGGTAGTTTGTGCTTCAACCGATAATAACATCTACTGTCTGAACCTGAATACAGGGCAGAAAGAATGGAGTTTCCCAACCGGAAAATCAATTGTTGCCTCACCTGTCATTCACAAAAATTCGGTTTTCATCGGGTCTTCTGAAGGGATTTTTCGTTCCATCGATCTAAAATCGGGTGAACTGAACTGGGCATTTACCGAGGTGAATAATTTTGTTGAAAGCAAACCTCTTGTTTACCAGGGCACGGTTTATTTTGGCTCGTGGGGAAATACTTTTTATGCCCTGAACAGTAAAACCGGAAAGCTGGTGTGGAAACGCGAGAAATACAGTAACCGGATGTTATCGCCGGCAGCAGTTTGGCCGGTAGCCGCCAACGGAAAGATATTTATTGTGGCCCCCGATCGTTACATGACAGCCCTCGACTCTAAAAACGGAGAAGAAATCTGGCATTCGAAAGAATATTCCTGCCGCGAATCAATTGGCATTTCCAACGACGGGAAACTGGTTTACATTAAAAATATGACCGAAGGAAATGTTGATGCTTTCTACACTTCTGCCAACGAACAAAAGCTGGCATGGGAATGCAATGCAGAGCTGGGATACGAAATCGCTCCCTCGCCGATTACCGAGGCCGGAAACCTCGTATTTGTTCCTACCACCGAAGGAATTGTTTGTGCCATTAACAAAACAACGCACCAGGTAGCCTGGAAATACAAACTATCAAATGCACTGGTCAACCACATTCTCCCCATAGATAACCAACGTATATTGGTTTCATTACTCGACGGGAAAGTTGTGTGTTTAAAATACTAA
- a CDS encoding glycoside hydrolase family 2 TIM barrel-domain containing protein — MKQILLLISISLFAFLPGFTQNTEIVYLSGTDADNTVEWNFLCTDGRNSDEWSKIPVPSNWELQGFGTYNYGHDWTNEDIKLGKEHGLYKHEFEVPRSWKGKTINIVFDGSMTDTQVKVNGKSAGEIHQGGFYRFKYDISKFLEYGQTNLLEVDVAKHSANESINRAERQADFWIFGGIYRPVFLEVLPEIHMSRTAIDPKADGSFNVLINLNESKSDYSATVELFDLEGNEIGLPVYSTIEKGNKEAWISGKFENVKAWNPEWPTLYNMKISIKKGITVLHEVTERIGFRTVELRKHDGFYVNGEKVIFKGVNRHSFWPGTGRALSDRNHIMDIELMKEMNMNAVRCSHYPPDKRYLDLCDSMGLFVLDEVTGWQQGYDTIVGPKLIKETILKDENHPSVVIFDHGNEGGWDFRNEKTFHEYDIQKRPIIYPWLLRNGVDTHHYPDFKYAIGRYIYGNDPFMPTEFLHGLYDGGHGAGLEDFWRNYQTSPLHAGGFLWVFADEAILRTDKPGTVFDSDGNHAPDGILGPHREKEGSFYTIKEIWSPVQVEPVAIVRNWNGRLFLSNKYIYTNLNQCTFKWEAVKSAMNPNDDKQLGSGTVKSPDAKPGEKARVEIDLNNVLQSADLFRFTAIDPHGKELYTWSWPVIQPKDKAKEMLAEFNTGSSEISIQETEEAVTASVADVVIEFSKTDGTLLSVKNSKGNVSFTGGPVAAGVEYEVTGTEWKMNENGSFQFEITTKTYPRKMIWTLEKSGLLKLVAHPLRDRIVDVDFVGISFNYPENKCTGVKWMGSGPYRVWKNRLKGNGIGVWEKEYNNTITGESFNNLVYPEFKGYHGNLFWTILETTESPITIISETPNLYYQLFKPGKPQQVAGGTYPAFPEGDISFLYEIPAIGTKFLQIDKLGPTAQKGSFSERWGDEGYPIILWFDFRAK, encoded by the coding sequence ATGAAACAAATACTCTTGCTCATTTCAATTTCTCTGTTTGCGTTTCTTCCGGGCTTTACCCAAAATACCGAAATCGTATACCTGTCGGGTACCGATGCCGACAATACTGTTGAATGGAACTTTTTATGCACTGATGGAAGAAACAGCGATGAATGGTCTAAAATACCGGTTCCATCAAACTGGGAGTTACAGGGTTTTGGAACCTACAACTATGGCCACGACTGGACCAACGAAGATATTAAGCTGGGTAAAGAACACGGCTTGTATAAACACGAGTTTGAAGTGCCACGCAGCTGGAAAGGTAAAACCATCAACATAGTTTTTGACGGTTCAATGACCGACACACAAGTAAAAGTGAATGGCAAATCGGCCGGAGAAATCCATCAGGGAGGTTTCTATCGATTTAAATACGATATCAGCAAATTTTTAGAATACGGCCAAACCAACCTACTTGAGGTGGATGTTGCCAAACATTCGGCCAATGAATCGATAAACCGTGCCGAGCGCCAGGCCGACTTCTGGATCTTCGGTGGAATTTATCGTCCGGTTTTCCTTGAAGTACTTCCTGAAATTCATATGAGCCGCACCGCCATTGATCCAAAAGCCGATGGTTCTTTCAACGTTCTTATCAACCTGAATGAATCAAAATCAGATTATTCAGCCACGGTTGAATTATTTGATTTGGAAGGCAACGAAATAGGATTGCCTGTTTATTCAACCATTGAGAAAGGAAACAAAGAAGCCTGGATATCGGGAAAATTTGAAAATGTTAAAGCATGGAATCCGGAGTGGCCCACTTTGTACAATATGAAGATTTCGATAAAAAAAGGAATTACTGTTTTGCACGAAGTTACCGAGCGAATTGGATTTAGAACAGTTGAATTACGCAAACACGATGGCTTTTACGTTAATGGCGAGAAAGTTATTTTTAAAGGCGTAAACCGACACTCTTTCTGGCCCGGAACCGGCCGCGCACTTAGCGACAGAAATCATATCATGGACATTGAGCTGATGAAAGAAATGAACATGAATGCTGTTCGTTGTTCGCACTACCCTCCCGATAAACGTTATCTGGATCTTTGCGATTCGATGGGACTTTTTGTGCTCGATGAAGTTACCGGCTGGCAGCAAGGATACGATACCATTGTTGGCCCGAAACTGATTAAAGAAACTATTTTAAAAGACGAAAACCACCCGAGCGTTGTAATCTTTGACCATGGGAATGAAGGTGGTTGGGATTTCCGAAACGAAAAAACCTTCCATGAATACGACATTCAGAAACGCCCGATAATTTACCCGTGGTTATTGCGAAACGGTGTTGATACGCACCATTATCCCGATTTTAAATACGCCATTGGACGGTATATTTATGGCAACGATCCATTTATGCCAACTGAATTTCTCCATGGATTGTACGACGGTGGTCATGGTGCCGGGCTGGAAGATTTCTGGCGAAACTACCAAACTTCGCCCTTACATGCCGGTGGGTTTTTATGGGTTTTTGCTGACGAAGCTATTTTGCGCACTGATAAACCGGGAACCGTTTTTGATAGCGACGGCAACCACGCTCCTGATGGAATTTTGGGGCCTCACCGCGAAAAAGAAGGGAGTTTTTATACCATCAAAGAAATCTGGTCGCCGGTGCAGGTTGAGCCCGTTGCAATAGTTAGAAACTGGAACGGAAGACTGTTTCTGTCAAACAAGTACATCTATACCAACCTTAATCAGTGCACATTTAAGTGGGAAGCTGTTAAATCGGCTATGAATCCGAATGATGACAAACAACTTGGTTCAGGTACCGTTAAAAGTCCTGATGCCAAACCGGGTGAAAAGGCCCGGGTAGAAATTGATTTGAACAACGTACTTCAGAGCGCTGATTTATTCCGATTCACTGCCATCGATCCGCATGGAAAGGAACTTTACACCTGGAGCTGGCCGGTAATTCAGCCAAAAGACAAAGCAAAAGAAATGCTGGCCGAATTCAACACCGGAAGTTCTGAGATTTCAATACAGGAAACCGAGGAAGCAGTAACTGCTTCTGTAGCCGATGTGGTAATTGAATTCAGCAAAACCGACGGAACGTTATTATCAGTGAAAAACAGCAAAGGAAATGTATCGTTTACTGGCGGACCGGTTGCTGCAGGAGTTGAATACGAAGTTACCGGAACAGAATGGAAAATGAATGAAAATGGTAGTTTTCAATTTGAAATTACTACCAAAACATATCCACGTAAAATGATCTGGACACTGGAGAAAAGTGGTTTATTAAAACTAGTTGCCCATCCGCTTCGCGACAGAATTGTTGATGTTGATTTTGTGGGGATATCATTTAACTATCCGGAAAACAAATGTACCGGAGTAAAATGGATGGGAAGCGGCCCTTACCGTGTTTGGAAAAACCGCTTAAAAGGTAACGGAATTGGGGTTTGGGAGAAAGAATACAACAATACCATTACCGGCGAAAGTTTTAACAACCTGGTATATCCTGAGTTTAAGGGGTACCACGGGAACTTGTTCTGGACAATATTAGAAACCACCGAAAGCCCGATTACTATTATTTCGGAAACACCAAACCTGTATTATCAGTTGTTTAAACCGGGCAAACCACAACAAGTGGCCGGCGGCACCTATCCGGCATTTCCGGAAGGTGATATCTCATTCTTATACGAAATCCCGGCTATCGGCACCAAGTTTCTTCAAATAGACAAGTTAGGACCGACTGCCCAAAAAGGAAGTTTCTCTGAACGATGGGGCGACGAGGGTTATCCGATTATTTTGTGGTTCGATTTCAGGGCAAAATAA
- a CDS encoding helix-turn-helix domain-containing protein, whose amino-acid sequence MSDTSIFGADFIEKAEAIILENISNEQFGVSELAGHLNMSRSSLLRKIKTHTQLSASQFIRQVRVTKGMEMLKQTSLTVAEISYEVGFGNTSYFIKCFREQYGYSPGEVRKGVLPEENENVQETVLKKYRWYWAAALVLVAIVLSVILFNRKNDIPVEIEKSIAVLPFVNESSDSLNLYFVNGLMESTLNNLQKISDLRVISRTSVAKYRDTDKGIPEIAEELNVNYLVEGSGQRFGNQVLLNIQLIEAATDRPIWGEQYSREVDDVFALQNEVARKIADAIQAVVTPAELKQIEKIPTENLEAYDYYLRALNLYYNRTEENLKKAISLFEKAIEEDDQFALAYANVAISYYFLDVNQKEKQYTEQINNFADKALLYDSRSAESLIAKALYYIQMEEYNLALPHLEKALEYNPNSSAVVQMLADLYARVIPNTAKYLEYALKGIQLDIAASDSIGKSFIYLHLSNALIQNGFIDEAATYIDKSLDFNPENYYAPLVKTYILYAKDGDAERTKKLMLNEWRKDTSRLDLLQEVAKVYYFEEDYDSAFYYFEKFVDARDKYGLNIYPQEDVKIAWVYKKMGLKEQAAKFFDNYKEYCNNDESIYKSASMAVMYAYEGKYEEAVEQLKIFATQDNYQYWILVFEQKDPIMKPFKNNPDYHRTNQKIEDRFWKKHETIEKVLAEKGLI is encoded by the coding sequence ATGTCGGACACATCAATTTTTGGAGCAGATTTTATCGAAAAAGCAGAAGCGATCATTCTTGAGAATATCTCGAATGAACAGTTTGGCGTTTCTGAACTGGCCGGGCATTTGAATATGAGCCGTTCCAGTTTACTCCGAAAAATCAAAACACATACACAGCTTTCGGCAAGTCAGTTTATTCGTCAGGTTCGTGTTACAAAAGGCATGGAAATGCTGAAACAAACCTCGCTAACAGTTGCCGAGATTTCGTACGAGGTTGGTTTTGGAAATACCTCGTATTTTATTAAATGCTTTCGCGAACAATACGGTTATTCTCCCGGCGAAGTGCGGAAAGGAGTTTTACCGGAAGAGAACGAGAATGTTCAGGAAACTGTATTAAAAAAGTACAGGTGGTATTGGGCAGCAGCACTGGTTTTAGTCGCGATTGTTTTGTCAGTAATACTTTTCAATAGAAAAAATGATATTCCGGTTGAGATAGAGAAATCGATTGCAGTGTTACCTTTTGTAAACGAGAGTAGCGATTCGCTAAACCTGTATTTTGTGAACGGGCTGATGGAATCAACGTTAAACAACCTGCAGAAAATAAGCGATCTGCGTGTTATTAGCCGAACTTCAGTGGCAAAGTATCGCGATACGGACAAAGGTATTCCGGAAATTGCTGAAGAGCTGAATGTAAATTACCTGGTGGAGGGAAGTGGACAACGTTTTGGAAACCAGGTTTTGCTCAATATTCAATTGATTGAAGCGGCCACCGACCGACCAATTTGGGGCGAACAATACAGTCGTGAAGTGGACGATGTATTTGCGCTTCAGAATGAAGTGGCCCGAAAAATTGCTGATGCCATTCAGGCTGTTGTAACTCCCGCTGAATTAAAACAAATTGAGAAAATACCAACAGAAAATTTAGAGGCCTACGATTATTACCTGCGGGCACTTAATTTGTATTACAACCGAACGGAGGAAAATTTAAAGAAAGCAATTTCCTTATTTGAGAAAGCTATTGAAGAAGATGATCAGTTTGCACTGGCTTATGCCAATGTAGCTATTTCGTATTACTTCCTGGATGTCAACCAAAAAGAAAAACAATATACTGAGCAGATCAACAATTTTGCCGATAAGGCGCTGCTTTACGACTCCCGTTCCGCTGAAAGCCTGATTGCCAAGGCGCTGTACTACATACAAATGGAGGAGTATAATCTAGCTTTGCCACACCTCGAAAAAGCACTGGAGTACAATCCCAACTCGTCGGCGGTGGTGCAGATGTTGGCCGATTTATATGCCCGCGTAATTCCGAATACCGCGAAATACCTGGAGTATGCGCTAAAAGGTATTCAGCTCGATATTGCAGCAAGTGACTCTATAGGCAAAAGTTTCATTTATTTACACCTGAGTAATGCGCTTATTCAAAATGGTTTTATTGATGAGGCAGCTACTTACATCGATAAATCGTTGGATTTCAATCCTGAAAATTATTATGCCCCGTTGGTGAAAACTTATATTTTATACGCTAAAGACGGCGATGCAGAGCGAACCAAAAAATTAATGCTTAACGAGTGGCGCAAAGATACTTCCCGTCTGGATCTTTTACAGGAAGTGGCAAAAGTTTATTATTTCGAGGAAGACTATGACAGTGCCTTCTATTATTTCGAAAAATTTGTTGATGCCCGCGATAAATACGGACTGAATATTTATCCGCAGGAGGATGTTAAAATTGCCTGGGTATATAAAAAAATGGGGTTGAAGGAGCAGGCCGCTAAGTTTTTCGATAATTATAAGGAGTATTGTAATAACGATGAATCGATTTATAAAAGTGCGAGCATGGCTGTAATGTATGCTTATGAGGGGAAATACGAGGAAGCGGTGGAACAACTCAAGATTTTTGCAACACAGGATAATTACCAGTACTGGATTTTAGTTTTCGAGCAGAAAGATCCTATCATGAAACCATTTAAAAATAATCCTGACTATCACAGAACTAATCAGAAAATAGAAGACCGTTTTTGGAAAAAACATGAAACCATCGAGAAAGTATTGGCGGAGAAGGGATTGATTTAG